The Flavobacteriales bacterium genome contains the following window.
TGGTTTTTTATGTACAATATTTACAATCTTATCTCGTAACATTAACACTCTAATTTCCCCCTCTGTTATTCTTTCAAGGAATGGCATATCTAACAACATTCCATTTTCCCCATCTAAATATTGAATACAAAACTCTAAAAACTCTTGTAATGTTTTTTCCTCAGTATGATTATCCTTTGCTTCTGTTAGTTTTACCTTAGCATCTAATGCTACCTTTGATTTGTATTTCTCTGGCTCCATTACCTCAACTCTCCAAATACCTTCTCCAGCAGACCCTCTATTTTGTTTCAATACTCGAACACCTTTACTCAGTGTTTTAGGAAAATTTTCTTTCAATGCATCAAAATCGTAATAAGTATAAACATCACTCGGAACCAAAGCAGTACCTTTTAACTTTTCAACGGCATTTTTTGCTCCATAGGCAGTCATTGCATCTGGATGAGGCAGCCCCTCTACTCCATTCCTAACTAATTCTCTTAACATCTGAAAATATCCTACTTCACTTGGTAAATTACCTGGATTTACACGGCTAATATATGCACTAGCCTTTTTAATAGTGTGACGATAAATTTCACCTCTGTTTTCATCGGTGTAAAAAATAATTTCAGCTGTCCATCCACGCGCTTGTAAAGAGTCGATAATTGGCTTTGAATCTCTTCTAAATCCATACTCCCCTTTGTCCGTTCCTCCTCTAGCTTCGAAAATTACTACGTGTTTTTTCATTTTTGATTTTTTTATGTGTTTTAGATTAATAATTCTATATAAATTTCGGCATAAAACACCCTCAAAATCATGACCTAAATCAGAAAAAAAAATGATTATAACGAACCATAAAATTTTCATTTCTATTCGAGATTAAATTTGTAACTTTACCGTTCAAAATATTACAATCAATCAGTAAGTAATTACTGTAAAATAAAACACAATTATAATGAGTAAATACGACGTTACAATTATAGGTTCTGGTCCAGGAGGATATGTTGCAGCTATTAAATGTGCACAATTAGGGTTAAAAACAGCGATCATTGAAAAATATTCAACGTTAGGTGGTACCTGTTTAAATGTAGGGTGTATCCCTTCTAAAGCTTTGCTAGATTCTTCTCACCACTATCACGATGCACAACACTCATTTAGTAAACATGGAATTACAACTGGAGATTTATCGTTTGACTTAGCAACCATGATTGAACGTAAACGTGCCGTTGTTTCTCAAACTTGTGATGGGGTAAAATACCTTATGGACAAAAATAAAATTGATGTTTATGAGGGGGTTGGATCATTTGTCGATAAAAACAACATTAAAGTAACAGGTAAAGATGGTGAACAAACCATCCAAACGGACAAAACGATTATCGCAACAGGTTCTAAACCTAATTACTTCCCAGGAATGGAACCTGACAAAAAACGTATTATCACTTCTACTGAAGCTTTAGAAATGAAAGAAGTACCTAAACACTTAATCGTAATTGGTGGAGGTGTTATTGGGTTAGAGTTAGGAAGTGTTTACGCTAGACTAGGGGCTAAAGTTACTGTTGTAGAATTTGCTGATACCATTATTCCTACGATGGATAAGACAATGTCAAAAGAATTACAAAAAGTATTGAAAAAAGAAGGATTTAAATTCAACTTTAATCATGCTGTACAAAATGTAACCAATGAAGGAGATGCTGTAAAGGTTGTCGCTAAAAATAAAAAAGGAGAAGATGTTACTTTTGAGGGAGACTATTGTTTAGTTGCTGTTGGAAGAAAGCCATATACCGAGGGATTAGGATTAGAAAACATAGGCGTTAAGGTTACTGACCGAGGAATGATTGAAACCAATGATCATTTGCAGACCAATGTTGATGGAGTTTATGCCATAGGAGATGTTGTAAAAGGAGCAATGTTAGCACACAAAGCCGAAGAAGAAGGTGTTTTTGTAGCTGAACTATTAGCGGGACAAAAACCACATATCAATTACGATTTAATTCCTGGTGTCGTTTATACTTGGCCTGAAGTGGCTGCTGTAGGAAAAACAGAAGAGCAAATTAAAGCTTCTGGTAAAGCTTATAAAGTAGGGCAATTTCCAATTAAAGCGTTGGGAAGAGCTAGAGCAAGTATGGACATAATGGGGGTTGTTAAGGTAATTGCTGATGAAGAAACAGATGAAGTTTTAGGAGTACATATGATTGCTCCTCGTGCAGCTGACTTAATTATGGAAGCTGTTGTTGCAATGGAATACAGAGCATCTGCCGAAGATATTGCTCGTATTTGTCACCCACACCCTACTTATAGTGAAGCTGTAAAAGAAGCTGCTTTAGGAGCTTGGATGGGAAAACCATTACATATTTAATTAGAGCATATCACAACTAATATTTTTAAAGGCACAATCCGAATTTAGGTTGTGCCTTTTTAGTATATAACATTATGACCAAAAAAGATTTTTTTATCATTATTATTCGGTTGTTTGGGCTTTATACCCTGATCGGTATTTTGTTTAATATAATCCCTATGAATTTTGCCTTTTTATGGGAAATTCAACAACCATTTATTATACTCTCTGCTACCTTGTCTATCTTAATACCAATTGGATTATTTCTTTTACTAATTTTTAAAGCAGACAACATCGTCCAACTCTTAAAATTGGATAAAGGTTTTGATACAAAAACAATTAACCTAGGAAACTTGGATGCTAAAACCATTTTAAAAATCTCCATTTTGATTCTAGGTGGACTTCTATTAATTGATAACCTGCCTCTTTTTCTAAAAAGTATTTTATCGGCTCTAGAAATTAGAACACATGGCGGAAATCCACCTAAACATTTCAATTTTAATTGGTTAGTCACTTTCCTTAAAACAGTAATTGGCTATCTATTTATTACCTACTATGACCATATTGCTCGTCAACTTCTAAAAACTAAGAATATTGATTAGTTATTTTTGAACAACAATAATAATTTAATCCCCATGACAAACACAACGTTTA
Protein-coding sequences here:
- a CDS encoding Cj0069 family protein — translated: MKKHVVIFEARGGTDKGEYGFRRDSKPIIDSLQARGWTAEIIFYTDENRGEIYRHTIKKASAYISRVNPGNLPSEVGYFQMLRELVRNGVEGLPHPDAMTAYGAKNAVEKLKGTALVPSDVYTYYDFDALKENFPKTLSKGVRVLKQNRGSAGEGIWRVEVMEPEKYKSKVALDAKVKLTEAKDNHTEEKTLQEFLEFCIQYLDGENGMLLDMPFLERITEGEIRVLMLRDKIVNIVHKKPAETPDAFSATLFSGAKYRYDKPEQWPELGDIIKKSIAVLRQRLGNYDLPLIWTADFILDTDKKTGEDKYVLGEINASCVGFTTHLELSDNIADEVLSLMDAESVVNDKWGAFER
- the lpdA gene encoding dihydrolipoyl dehydrogenase, whose translation is MSKYDVTIIGSGPGGYVAAIKCAQLGLKTAIIEKYSTLGGTCLNVGCIPSKALLDSSHHYHDAQHSFSKHGITTGDLSFDLATMIERKRAVVSQTCDGVKYLMDKNKIDVYEGVGSFVDKNNIKVTGKDGEQTIQTDKTIIATGSKPNYFPGMEPDKKRIITSTEALEMKEVPKHLIVIGGGVIGLELGSVYARLGAKVTVVEFADTIIPTMDKTMSKELQKVLKKEGFKFNFNHAVQNVTNEGDAVKVVAKNKKGEDVTFEGDYCLVAVGRKPYTEGLGLENIGVKVTDRGMIETNDHLQTNVDGVYAIGDVVKGAMLAHKAEEEGVFVAELLAGQKPHINYDLIPGVVYTWPEVAAVGKTEEQIKASGKAYKVGQFPIKALGRARASMDIMGVVKVIADEETDEVLGVHMIAPRAADLIMEAVVAMEYRASAEDIARICHPHPTYSEAVKEAALGAWMGKPLHI